The Neoarius graeffei isolate fNeoGra1 chromosome 25, fNeoGra1.pri, whole genome shotgun sequence genome includes a region encoding these proteins:
- the LOC132873747 gene encoding eukaryotic peptide chain release factor subunit 1 isoform X2, whose translation MADDPSAADRNVEIWKIKKLIKSLEAARGNGTSMISLIIPPKDQISRVAKMLADEFGTASNIKSRVNRLSVLGAITSVQQRLKLYNKVPPNGLVVYCGTIMTEEGKEKKVNIDFEPFKPINTSLYLCDNKFHTEALTALLSDDSKFGFIVIDGSGALFGTLQGNTREVLHKFTVDLPKKHGRGGQSALRFARLRMEKRHNYVRKVAETAVQLFVSNDKVNVAGMVLAGSADFKTELSQSDMFDSRLQAKVLKLVDISYGGENGFNQAIELSAEVLSNVKFIQEKKLIGRYFDEISQDTGKYCFGVDDTLKALEMGAVEILIVYENLDTMRYVLRCHGAEGSGPENDEKTLYLTPEQEKDKSHFTDKEEFCDTEWISRAWTIREKTRTCTTWMTTR comes from the exons ATGGCGGACGACCCGAGCGCCGCGGACAGGAACGTGGAAATCTGGAAGATTAAGAAGTTGATCAAAAGCCTTGAAGCAGCCAGAGG GAATGGCACCAGTATGATTTCCCTCATCATCCCCCCGAAGGACCAGATCTCCCGGGTGGCTAAAATGCTGGCAGACGAGTTTGGGACGGCGTCCAACATTAAGAGCAGAGTGAACAGACTGTCTGTGCTGGGAGCCATCACTTCAGTCCAGCAGAGACTCAAGCTCTAcaacaagg TGCCCCCCAATGGCCTGGTGGTGTACTGCGGAACCATCATGACCGAGGAGGGCAAGGAGAAGAAAGTCAACATCGACTTTGAGCCGTTCAAGCCGATCAACACATCGCTGTATTTGTGCGACAACAAGTTTCACACGGAG GCTCTTACTGCGTTGCTCTCGGACGACAGTAAGTTCGGTTTTATCGTGATCGACGGCAGCGGCGCCCTCTTCGGAACTCTGCAAGGCAACACGAGGGAGGTTCTGCACAAATTCACAGTGGACCTGCCAAAAAAGCACG gacgAGGCGGTCAGTCCGCCCTGCGATTCGCCCGCCTCAGGATGGAGAAAAGACACAACTACGTGAGGAAGGTGGCGGAGACGGCCGTGCAGCTGTTCGTCTCCAACGACAAGGTCAACGTCGCCGGGATGGTCCTCGCCGGATCGGCTGACTTTAAAAcggagctcagccaatcagacatGTTTGACTCG AGGTTACAAGCCAAGGTGCTGAAACTGGTGGACATTTCGTACGGAGGAGAGAACGGGTTCAACCAGGCGATTGAACTATCGGCCGAGGTGCTCTCCAACGTCAAGTTCATTCAGGAGAAGAAGCTGATCG GGCGCTACTTTGATGAGATCAGTCAGGACACGGGGAAGTACTGTTTCGGAGTCGATGATACGCTCAAAGCGCTGGAGATGGGAGCGGTGGAGATTCTCATCGTCTATGAGAACCTGGACACCATGCGCTATGTACTACGCTGCCATGGCGCAGAGGGCAGTgggcctgaaaatg ATGAGAAGACACTATATTTGACGCCAGAGCAGGAGAAGGATAAGTCTCACTTCACAGACAAAGAG GAATTCTGCGATACAGAGTGGATTTCCAGGGCATGGACTATCAGGGAGAAGACGAGGACTTGTACGACTTGGATGACTACTAGGTAG
- the LOC132873747 gene encoding eukaryotic peptide chain release factor subunit 1 isoform X1, giving the protein MADDPSAADRNVEIWKIKKLIKSLEAARGNGTSMISLIIPPKDQISRVAKMLADEFGTASNIKSRVNRLSVLGAITSVQQRLKLYNKVPPNGLVVYCGTIMTEEGKEKKVNIDFEPFKPINTSLYLCDNKFHTEALTALLSDDSKFGFIVIDGSGALFGTLQGNTREVLHKFTVDLPKKHGRGGQSALRFARLRMEKRHNYVRKVAETAVQLFVSNDKVNVAGMVLAGSADFKTELSQSDMFDSRLQAKVLKLVDISYGGENGFNQAIELSAEVLSNVKFIQEKKLIGRYFDEISQDTGKYCFGVDDTLKALEMGAVEILIVYENLDTMRYVLRCHGAEGSGPENDEKTLYLTPEQEKDKSHFTDKETGQEHELLESMPLLEWFANSYKKFGATLEIVTDKSQEGSQFVKGFGGIGGILRYRVDFQGMDYQGEDEDLYDLDDY; this is encoded by the exons ATGGCGGACGACCCGAGCGCCGCGGACAGGAACGTGGAAATCTGGAAGATTAAGAAGTTGATCAAAAGCCTTGAAGCAGCCAGAGG GAATGGCACCAGTATGATTTCCCTCATCATCCCCCCGAAGGACCAGATCTCCCGGGTGGCTAAAATGCTGGCAGACGAGTTTGGGACGGCGTCCAACATTAAGAGCAGAGTGAACAGACTGTCTGTGCTGGGAGCCATCACTTCAGTCCAGCAGAGACTCAAGCTCTAcaacaagg TGCCCCCCAATGGCCTGGTGGTGTACTGCGGAACCATCATGACCGAGGAGGGCAAGGAGAAGAAAGTCAACATCGACTTTGAGCCGTTCAAGCCGATCAACACATCGCTGTATTTGTGCGACAACAAGTTTCACACGGAG GCTCTTACTGCGTTGCTCTCGGACGACAGTAAGTTCGGTTTTATCGTGATCGACGGCAGCGGCGCCCTCTTCGGAACTCTGCAAGGCAACACGAGGGAGGTTCTGCACAAATTCACAGTGGACCTGCCAAAAAAGCACG gacgAGGCGGTCAGTCCGCCCTGCGATTCGCCCGCCTCAGGATGGAGAAAAGACACAACTACGTGAGGAAGGTGGCGGAGACGGCCGTGCAGCTGTTCGTCTCCAACGACAAGGTCAACGTCGCCGGGATGGTCCTCGCCGGATCGGCTGACTTTAAAAcggagctcagccaatcagacatGTTTGACTCG AGGTTACAAGCCAAGGTGCTGAAACTGGTGGACATTTCGTACGGAGGAGAGAACGGGTTCAACCAGGCGATTGAACTATCGGCCGAGGTGCTCTCCAACGTCAAGTTCATTCAGGAGAAGAAGCTGATCG GGCGCTACTTTGATGAGATCAGTCAGGACACGGGGAAGTACTGTTTCGGAGTCGATGATACGCTCAAAGCGCTGGAGATGGGAGCGGTGGAGATTCTCATCGTCTATGAGAACCTGGACACCATGCGCTATGTACTACGCTGCCATGGCGCAGAGGGCAGTgggcctgaaaatg ATGAGAAGACACTATATTTGACGCCAGAGCAGGAGAAGGATAAGTCTCACTTCACAGACAAAGAG ACAGGGCAAGAACACGAACTCTTAGAGAGCATGCCACTGCTCGAGTGGTTCGCCAACAGCTACAAGAAATTCGGGGCGACACTGGAGATCGTGACGGACAAAAGTCAGGAAGGCTCGCAGTTTGTGAAGGGCTTCGGCGGGATCGGGG GAATTCTGCGATACAGAGTGGATTTCCAGGGCATGGACTATCAGGGAGAAGACGAGGACTTGTACGACTTGGATGACTACTAG